The following proteins are encoded in a genomic region of Aquifex aeolicus VF5:
- the selA gene encoding L-seryl-tRNA(Sec) selenium transferase: protein MKSLLRQIPQISKVVEIFKKKYPEIYVVKAAREVAEKYRKEIIEGKRKDLNGFLEDVERKIKSLMKPNIKRVINATGVVINTNLGRAPLSKDVINFISEIANGYSNLEYNLEEGKRGSRIAHIEKYLNELTGAESSFVVNNNAGAVFLVLNTLAEGKEVIISRGELVEIGGSFRIPDIMKKSGAILREVGTTNKTKVSDYEGAINQNTALLMKVHKSNFYMEGFVEEVKLEDLVKLGHKYGIPTYYDAGSGLLINLKEFGISVDEPNFRDCISLGIDLVSGSGDKLLGGPQAGIIVGKKNLIEKIKKNPIARALRIDKLTLSGLEMTLKLYFEKRYEDIPVIRMLTQDEKALRQKAKRLEKLLKDIPGLKISVIKDKAKPGGGSLPELELPTYCVAIRHDRLSSQELSRRLRLAEPPIVCRIREDQLLFDMRTVFHEDLKTIKKTLQELLSI from the coding sequence ATGAAAAGTCTACTCAGACAGATACCACAAATATCAAAAGTAGTTGAAATATTTAAAAAAAAATATCCAGAAATATATGTGGTTAAGGCAGCAAGAGAAGTTGCGGAAAAATATAGAAAAGAAATAATAGAGGGTAAAAGAAAGGATTTAAATGGTTTTTTAGAAGATGTAGAGAGAAAAATAAAAAGTTTAATGAAGCCTAATATAAAAAGAGTAATAAATGCTACGGGAGTGGTGATAAATACAAATTTGGGTAGAGCACCTCTTAGTAAGGATGTAATTAATTTCATATCCGAAATAGCTAATGGTTATTCAAATCTGGAGTACAACCTTGAGGAAGGAAAAAGAGGTTCAAGAATAGCACATATAGAAAAGTATTTAAATGAACTTACGGGAGCAGAATCTTCTTTTGTTGTCAATAACAATGCTGGAGCTGTATTTCTTGTTTTAAATACTTTAGCAGAAGGCAAAGAAGTAATCATATCTAGAGGAGAACTTGTAGAAATAGGTGGTAGTTTTAGAATTCCAGACATAATGAAAAAATCAGGAGCTATTTTAAGAGAAGTGGGAACAACAAATAAGACAAAGGTGAGCGACTACGAAGGTGCTATAAACCAAAACACAGCTTTACTTATGAAAGTACACAAAAGTAATTTCTACATGGAAGGTTTTGTAGAAGAAGTAAAATTGGAAGACCTTGTAAAATTAGGACATAAGTACGGTATTCCTACGTACTATGATGCTGGTAGTGGTTTACTGATAAATCTTAAAGAATTTGGAATATCAGTTGATGAACCTAATTTCAGAGATTGTATATCCTTAGGAATAGATTTAGTTTCTGGCAGTGGAGATAAGTTATTAGGTGGACCTCAAGCGGGAATTATTGTAGGAAAGAAGAACCTAATAGAAAAAATAAAGAAAAATCCCATTGCAAGGGCTTTAAGGATAGATAAGTTAACTTTATCAGGTCTGGAGATGACGCTTAAACTATACTTTGAGAAGCGATACGAGGATATACCTGTTATACGCATGCTTACACAGGATGAAAAAGCGTTGAGACAGAAGGCAAAGAGATTAGAAAAACTTTTAAAAGATATACCTGGGCTTAAAATATCGGTTATTAAGGATAAAGCAAAACCAGGAGGTGGATCCCTGCCTGAATTAGAACTTCCTACTTACTGTGTGGCAATTAGACACGATCGTTTGTCTTCTCAGGAATTAAGTAGAAGACTAAGATTAGCGGAACCACCTATTGTGTGTAGAATAAGGGAAGACCAACTGCTCTTTGATATGCGAACGGTATTCCATGAAGACTTGAAAACTATTAAAAAAACTTTACAAGAACTATTAAGTATATAA
- the selB gene encoding selenocysteine-specific translation elongation factor, with amino-acid sequence MKYILFATAGHVDHGKTTLIKTLTGIDTDRLPEEKKRGLSIDIGFAYIDFPDINTRLEIIDVPGHERFIKNAIAGICSASGLILVVDPNEGIMPQTIEHLRVAKSFGIKHGIAVLTKMDKVDEELAHIAEEELIAFLEKEEMNMEIVKVSAVTGQGIEDLKNSIKKLLESINNLNKHKPLRIFVDSAFVVKGYGTVLRGSCFEGEVKEGDKVVVEPIGVISRVRKMQNHGVFVKKAVAGERIALNLPEVDAKKVKRGFLILKPESYEKSNVLIVKTEIDLKPGKIYQVFFGMRETVGKISVIDKGIYLVRLKENAIVRRGDKLVVLDSSGNFLGGAEVLHPKVRVTKKAFIKKNIKDLLENFECYLLKERGPIGLKLEFFKRITGVSPKVANLKPESIEIRGVYYLKGFIENLKLKIKKFLDTELQNAFGVDKEKVKSMFSLNEELLKYILDELKTYKIVNELIIDERKSDLEKNEDFQKLMSILKGGIKEEREIILEGIPKEILTLSIKRKYAHRIGEYLIISDELLKKYINELKELGKTFNVQQAKNKLGLTRKYLIPLLEYLDYLGLTVREGNERRWKR; translated from the coding sequence ATGAAGTATATTTTATTTGCAACGGCAGGTCATGTTGATCATGGAAAAACGACTTTGATAAAAACCCTCACAGGCATTGATACAGATAGGCTTCCTGAAGAAAAGAAGAGAGGGCTTAGTATCGATATAGGGTTTGCTTATATAGATTTCCCCGATATAAATACAAGGTTAGAGATCATTGACGTTCCTGGACATGAAAGGTTTATAAAAAATGCTATAGCGGGTATTTGTTCAGCATCTGGATTGATTCTCGTAGTAGATCCAAATGAAGGGATAATGCCACAAACAATAGAACACCTAAGAGTAGCAAAAAGTTTTGGTATAAAACATGGTATAGCTGTATTGACTAAGATGGATAAAGTAGATGAAGAACTTGCACATATAGCAGAAGAAGAGTTAATAGCATTTCTGGAAAAGGAAGAAATGAATATGGAAATCGTCAAAGTCTCTGCAGTAACAGGGCAAGGCATTGAAGATTTAAAAAATTCTATAAAAAAGCTATTGGAAAGTATTAATAATCTGAATAAACATAAGCCGCTACGTATATTTGTAGATTCTGCGTTTGTTGTAAAAGGATACGGGACAGTTTTAAGAGGAAGCTGTTTTGAAGGAGAGGTTAAGGAAGGTGATAAGGTAGTAGTAGAACCTATAGGGGTTATTTCAAGAGTTAGAAAAATGCAGAACCACGGAGTGTTCGTAAAGAAAGCTGTTGCAGGAGAAAGAATTGCTTTAAATTTACCCGAAGTGGATGCAAAAAAAGTAAAAAGAGGCTTTTTAATTTTAAAGCCTGAAAGTTATGAGAAGAGTAATGTTCTTATTGTAAAAACCGAAATAGATCTTAAACCAGGGAAAATATATCAAGTATTTTTCGGTATGAGAGAAACGGTTGGAAAAATAAGTGTTATTGATAAGGGTATTTATCTGGTCAGACTTAAGGAAAATGCAATTGTACGCAGGGGAGACAAATTAGTCGTACTTGATTCTTCCGGAAACTTTTTAGGAGGTGCAGAAGTATTACATCCAAAAGTGAGAGTAACTAAAAAAGCTTTTATAAAAAAGAATATAAAAGATTTATTAGAAAACTTTGAATGTTATTTGCTGAAGGAAAGGGGACCCATAGGTCTAAAACTTGAGTTCTTTAAGAGAATTACAGGAGTAAGCCCAAAAGTAGCAAATTTGAAACCTGAAAGTATTGAAATAAGAGGGGTTTATTACTTGAAAGGATTTATTGAAAACTTAAAATTAAAGATAAAAAAATTTTTGGATACAGAACTTCAAAACGCTTTTGGTGTTGATAAAGAAAAAGTTAAAAGTATGTTTTCCTTAAATGAAGAATTACTCAAGTATATACTTGATGAACTAAAAACCTATAAAATTGTCAACGAATTAATAATTGACGAAAGAAAAAGTGATCTTGAGAAGAATGAAGACTTTCAAAAGTTAATGTCTATTCTTAAAGGAGGAATAAAAGAGGAAAGGGAAATTATATTGGAAGGAATACCAAAGGAAATTCTCACTCTTTCTATAAAAAGAAAATACGCTCATAGAATAGGTGAATATCTCATAATATCCGATGAACTCTTAAAAAAGTATATTAATGAGCTGAAAGAACTTGGAAAGACGTTCAATGTTCAACAAGCTAAAAATAAACTTGGATTAACGAGGAAGTACCTTATCCCGCTTCTTGAGTATCTCGACTACTTAGGACTTACGGTAAGGGAAGGGAACGAGAGGAGGTGGAAGCGCTAA
- the fdnG gene encoding formate dehydrogenase-N subunit alpha has translation MDISRRGFLKLSVGSVGAGILGGLGFDLTPAYARVRDLKITKAKVTKSICPYCSVSCGILAYSLSDGAMNVKERIIHVEGNPDDPINRGTLCPKGATLRDFVNAPDRLTKPLYRPAGSTEWKEISWDEAIEKFARWVKDTRDRTFIHKDKAGRVVNRCDSIVWAVGSPLGNEEGWLMVKIGIALGLSARETQATIUHAPTVASLAPTFGRGAMTNNWVDISNSDLVFVMGGNPAENHPCGFKWAIKAREKRGAKIICIDPRFNRTAAVADIFVQIRPGTDIAFLGGLINYVLQNEKYQKEYVRLHTTGPFIVREDFGFKDGLFTGYDPKTRSYDTTTWDYEFDPATGYPKMDPEMKHPRCVLNILKEHYSRYTPEVVSQICGCSKEDFLRVAEEVAKCGAPNKFMTILYALGWTHHSYGTQLIRTACMLQLLLGNIGCPGGGINALRGHSNVQGMTDLAGQNKNLPTYIKPPKPEEQTLAQHLKNRTPRKLHPTSLNYWANYPKFFISFLKCMWGDAATPENDFAYDYLYKPEGGYNSWDKFIDDMYKGKIEGVVTAALNFLNNTPNAKKTVRALKNLKWMVVMDPFMIETAQFWKAEGLDPKEVKTEILVLPTAVFLEKEGSFTNSARWVKWKYKATDPPGDAKDEFWIFGRFFMKLKEFYEKEGGAFPEPILNLVWPYKNPYYPTAEEILTEINGYYTRDVDGHKKGERVRLFTDLRDDGSTACGGWLYCGVFPPEGNLAKRTDLSDPLGLGTYPNYAWNWPANRRVLYNRASCDEKGRPWDPERPLLRWDPERDMWVGDIPDYPATAPPEKGIGAFIMLPEGKGRLFAAKSYVTFKDGPLPEHYEPYESPVTNILHPNVPHNPVAKVYKSDLDLLGTPDKFPHVATTYRLTEHYHFWTKHLYGPSLLAPVMFIEIPEELAKEKGIQNGDLVRVSTARASIEAIALVTKRIKPLKVAGKTVYTIGIPIHWGFEGLVKGAITNFITPNVWDPNSRTPEFKGFLANIEKVKT, from the coding sequence ATGGATATTTCAAGGAGGGGTTTTTTAAAACTATCAGTAGGTAGTGTTGGAGCTGGGATATTAGGTGGTCTCGGTTTTGATCTTACACCTGCTTATGCACGTGTAAGAGATTTAAAAATAACAAAGGCAAAAGTAACAAAAAGTATATGTCCTTACTGCTCCGTATCCTGTGGAATACTAGCCTACTCCCTTTCCGACGGAGCGATGAATGTTAAAGAAAGAATAATACACGTAGAGGGTAACCCGGATGACCCGATAAATAGAGGAACTTTATGTCCTAAAGGGGCAACCTTAAGAGATTTCGTAAACGCTCCTGATAGGCTTACCAAGCCCTTGTACAGACCTGCAGGATCTACAGAATGGAAAGAAATAAGCTGGGACGAGGCTATAGAGAAGTTCGCAAGATGGGTAAAGGATACGAGGGATAGGACCTTTATACACAAGGACAAGGCTGGAAGGGTGGTGAACAGATGTGACTCCATAGTTTGGGCTGTGGGCTCACCCCTTGGGAACGAAGAGGGGTGGCTCATGGTAAAGATCGGTATAGCCTTAGGTCTCTCGGCACGAGAAACGCAGGCGACTATATGACACGCACCTACGGTGGCCAGTTTGGCCCCAACCTTTGGAAGAGGAGCAATGACTAACAACTGGGTGGACATCTCCAACTCTGACCTCGTATTCGTAATGGGAGGAAACCCGGCGGAGAACCACCCCTGTGGTTTTAAGTGGGCCATAAAAGCTCGTGAGAAGAGGGGTGCAAAGATAATATGCATAGACCCAAGGTTTAACAGAACCGCCGCTGTGGCAGATATCTTCGTTCAGATAAGACCGGGAACAGATATAGCTTTCCTCGGAGGTCTGATTAACTATGTCCTTCAGAACGAGAAGTATCAGAAGGAGTATGTGAGACTGCACACAACAGGACCCTTCATAGTGAGGGAGGACTTCGGCTTCAAGGACGGACTCTTTACGGGATACGATCCTAAGACGAGGAGCTACGACACGACCACCTGGGACTACGAGTTCGATCCTGCTACGGGATATCCCAAGATGGATCCCGAGATGAAGCATCCCAGATGTGTTCTCAACATCCTGAAGGAGCACTACTCGAGGTATACCCCGGAGGTCGTCTCCCAGATATGTGGATGTTCCAAGGAGGACTTCCTCAGAGTTGCAGAGGAGGTGGCTAAGTGTGGAGCTCCCAATAAGTTCATGACAATCCTCTATGCCTTGGGATGGACCCATCACTCCTACGGAACCCAGCTCATAAGAACTGCCTGTATGCTTCAGCTTCTGCTTGGAAACATAGGTTGTCCGGGAGGAGGAATAAATGCCCTCAGAGGTCACTCTAACGTTCAGGGTATGACTGATCTCGCCGGGCAGAACAAGAACCTCCCCACCTACATAAAGCCTCCCAAGCCGGAGGAACAAACCCTCGCCCAGCACCTTAAGAACAGGACACCGAGAAAGCTCCATCCCACCAGCCTGAACTACTGGGCAAACTATCCTAAGTTCTTTATCAGCTTTCTCAAGTGTATGTGGGGCGACGCCGCAACGCCTGAAAATGACTTCGCCTACGACTATCTATACAAACCCGAAGGAGGCTACAACTCCTGGGATAAGTTCATAGACGACATGTACAAAGGAAAGATAGAGGGAGTGGTAACCGCAGCCCTTAACTTCTTGAATAACACACCTAACGCCAAGAAGACGGTAAGGGCTCTCAAAAACCTCAAGTGGATGGTTGTAATGGATCCTTTCATGATAGAGACAGCCCAGTTCTGGAAGGCGGAGGGGTTAGACCCGAAAGAAGTCAAGACGGAGATTCTCGTCCTTCCAACGGCTGTATTTCTCGAGAAGGAAGGTTCCTTCACCAACAGCGCGAGGTGGGTAAAGTGGAAATACAAGGCTACCGATCCCCCAGGAGATGCGAAAGACGAATTCTGGATATTTGGAAGATTCTTTATGAAATTGAAAGAATTTTATGAAAAAGAAGGAGGAGCTTTCCCCGAACCGATTCTCAACCTCGTCTGGCCCTACAAGAATCCATACTATCCGACTGCAGAAGAAATACTTACCGAAATAAACGGATACTACACAAGGGACGTGGACGGTCACAAGAAGGGAGAGAGGGTAAGACTCTTCACTGATCTGAGAGACGACGGATCAACTGCCTGCGGGGGATGGCTCTACTGTGGCGTATTCCCGCCTGAGGGCAACCTTGCAAAGAGAACTGACCTCAGCGATCCCCTCGGTCTGGGAACCTATCCGAACTACGCCTGGAACTGGCCCGCCAACAGGAGGGTCCTCTACAACAGAGCCTCCTGCGATGAAAAGGGAAGACCGTGGGACCCAGAAAGACCCCTCCTGAGATGGGATCCTGAAAGAGACATGTGGGTAGGTGATATACCTGATTATCCTGCTACCGCACCTCCCGAAAAGGGTATAGGTGCTTTCATAATGCTCCCAGAAGGAAAAGGAAGATTGTTTGCAGCAAAAAGCTATGTTACATTCAAAGATGGGCCACTTCCCGAACACTATGAACCTTATGAATCTCCCGTGACGAATATTCTCCATCCTAATGTTCCTCACAACCCCGTTGCAAAAGTATACAAATCTGATCTGGATCTGTTAGGAACTCCCGATAAATTCCCTCATGTTGCTACCACTTATAGGCTAACTGAACATTATCACTTCTGGACAAAGCATCTGTACGGTCCTTCACTGCTTGCACCAGTAATGTTCATTGAAATACCTGAAGAACTGGCAAAGGAGAAAGGTATCCAAAACGGAGACTTAGTTAGAGTTTCTACTGCAAGAGCATCAATAGAAGCTATAGCTTTAGTAACAAAAAGAATAAAACCTCTAAAAGTTGCAGGAAAGACCGTATACACAATAGGTATACCAATACACTGGGGATTTGAAGGTCTAGTGAAAGGTGCCATAACAAATTTCATAACGCCCAACGTCTGGGATCCCAACTCTAGAACTCCTGAGTTTAAGGGCTTTCTTGCAAACATTGAAAAGGTGAAAACTTAA
- the fdxH gene encoding formate dehydrogenase subunit beta: protein MSTLTTGGTVGLGIKRLSASKEPDTSVKTYPELAILVDVSSCIGCKACEAACQQWHDTTPPILSPEEVIKRKIAGYQTHPDLLPETFMLMKFKEGETSRGFTWFITKYQCMHCREPGCLIACPSPGAVIQYQNGVVDFDHSKCIGCKMCLVGCPFDIPRYDKNNKPWKCNFCIDRVSAGLEPACVKTCPTNCLSFGFKEDMIERGKKIVERLKERGYPNATLYDPPGVGGTGYIYVLPHGDHVKDYQLPENPRVDASIGLWKGPLKTIGSIAFWGTLLGVFLQLILWGPIKVLGGKEEKSEEG, encoded by the coding sequence ATGAGCACATTAACTACTGGTGGAACTGTAGGGCTTGGGATTAAGAGACTTTCCGCTTCTAAAGAACCAGACACTTCCGTAAAAACTTATCCCGAACTTGCGATTCTCGTAGATGTCTCTTCTTGTATAGGTTGTAAAGCCTGTGAAGCGGCATGTCAGCAATGGCACGATACAACTCCTCCCATACTTTCTCCAGAAGAAGTAATAAAGAGGAAAATAGCTGGTTACCAAACTCATCCCGATCTGCTGCCGGAAACATTTATGCTAATGAAGTTTAAGGAAGGAGAAACAAGCCGTGGATTTACTTGGTTTATAACCAAATACCAATGTATGCACTGCAGGGAACCGGGATGTCTGATCGCCTGCCCCTCCCCCGGGGCGGTAATCCAGTACCAGAACGGCGTGGTGGACTTCGACCACTCCAAGTGCATAGGTTGTAAAATGTGCTTGGTGGGCTGTCCCTTTGATATTCCGAGGTACGATAAGAATAACAAACCTTGGAAATGCAACTTCTGTATCGACAGGGTAAGTGCAGGTTTAGAACCAGCCTGCGTGAAGACCTGCCCAACCAACTGCCTCTCCTTCGGCTTTAAGGAGGATATGATAGAGAGGGGTAAGAAGATAGTGGAGAGATTAAAGGAGAGGGGGTACCCGAACGCAACCCTCTACGATCCTCCGGGTGTCGGTGGAACGGGATACATTTACGTTCTTCCCCACGGTGATCATGTGAAGGACTATCAGCTTCCCGAAAACCCGAGGGTGGATGCATCGATAGGTCTGTGGAAGGGTCCTCTGAAGACGATAGGAAGCATAGCCTTTTGGGGCACACTTCTGGGTGTGTTCCTTCAGTTGATACTCTGGGGACCGATAAAGGTCCTCGGCGGAAAGGAAGAAAAAAGTGAGGAGGGTTAA
- a CDS encoding selenium metabolism-associated LysR family transcriptional regulator gives MKDIDLKLIEIFCYVYEYKSVTKASSELNMSQSTISFHMKNLETQLGQKLFYRKGKTLIPTAFADKLYEYATELTNFKRRMLEDITKFSGKNGGVIRIGASSIPGNYLLPQLLGEFIENFKGYVNVELRVSDSQDIYEKVINGDVDLGIIGYLPRTNKVDAIKFYTDRILIVGNPELEDKVYTLEELINLPLVIREVGSGTRSIVEDKLREKGLSLKEMNIVAVCNSNEAVKNTLKYVKGFSFLSSYVVKDDKFLIKLKVKNFDDITRQFYLIRDKKRPLPFLTQELIKFLIKDIYV, from the coding sequence ATGAAGGATATTGATTTGAAATTGATTGAAATATTCTGTTATGTTTATGAATATAAAAGTGTTACAAAAGCCTCAAGTGAACTTAATATGTCTCAATCTACTATTTCATTTCATATGAAAAATTTAGAAACTCAATTAGGCCAAAAGTTATTTTATCGTAAGGGAAAAACGCTGATTCCAACTGCGTTTGCGGATAAGTTATACGAGTATGCCACAGAGCTAACAAATTTCAAGAGACGTATGCTTGAAGATATAACAAAGTTTTCTGGAAAAAACGGGGGTGTAATCAGAATAGGTGCCAGTAGTATTCCAGGAAACTACCTTCTTCCACAATTACTTGGGGAATTTATTGAAAATTTTAAAGGTTATGTAAACGTGGAGCTTAGAGTAAGTGATAGCCAGGATATATATGAAAAAGTAATAAATGGAGACGTAGATTTAGGAATTATAGGTTATCTGCCGAGAACAAATAAAGTGGATGCTATTAAATTTTATACCGATAGAATACTAATTGTAGGCAATCCAGAACTTGAAGATAAGGTATATACCTTAGAAGAGCTGATAAACTTACCTTTAGTTATAAGAGAAGTTGGTTCAGGAACGAGAAGTATTGTTGAAGACAAATTAAGAGAAAAAGGTTTATCCTTAAAAGAAATGAATATAGTAGCTGTATGTAACAGTAATGAAGCCGTTAAAAATACGCTTAAATACGTTAAGGGATTTTCCTTCCTTTCTAGCTATGTTGTAAAAGATGATAAGTTTTTGATTAAATTAAAAGTAAAAAATTTTGACGATATAACCAGACAGTTTTACTTAATTCGAGACAAAAAACGTCCCTTACCATTTCTTACACAGGAGCTTATTAAGTTCTTAATAAAAGACATTTATGTTTAA
- a CDS encoding formate dehydrogenase subunit gamma, with the protein MAVEYKKAYEEQIERFSALDRILHWTTALAFLYCFLSGIGIAYAKFHWLLTFLGGGEFARWLHPWAGVVFSIGAVLMILKWARDMVITREDIVWLTKIKAYISGRHEELPEVGKYNAGQKLYAWVVFLSAIVFFLTGILMWFPENFSMGLVRWSVVIHEITFIIAGAFTIIHIYMATVGVPGSIWGMIGGKVSATWAKFHHPKWYREVVKR; encoded by the coding sequence ATGGCGGTAGAGTACAAAAAGGCTTACGAAGAGCAGATAGAGAGGTTCTCAGCCCTCGACAGGATTCTCCACTGGACGACAGCCCTCGCCTTCCTTTACTGTTTCCTGTCGGGGATAGGGATAGCCTACGCCAAGTTCCACTGGCTGCTGACCTTTCTCGGTGGTGGTGAATTCGCCCGCTGGCTCCATCCGTGGGCCGGCGTCGTCTTTTCAATAGGCGCGGTCCTTATGATCCTCAAATGGGCAAGGGACATGGTGATCACTAGAGAGGACATAGTATGGCTGACGAAGATAAAAGCCTACATAAGCGGAAGGCACGAGGAACTTCCCGAGGTCGGAAAATATAATGCAGGGCAGAAGCTATACGCCTGGGTGGTCTTCCTTAGCGCTATAGTCTTTTTCCTTACGGGTATACTTATGTGGTTTCCGGAAAACTTCAGTATGGGACTAGTGCGCTGGTCTGTGGTTATACACGAGATAACTTTCATAATAGCCGGAGCCTTCACTATAATACACATCTACATGGCAACCGTCGGAGTTCCGGGCTCCATATGGGGCATGATAGGAGGAAAGGTATCAGCCACGTGGGCTAAGTTCCATCACCCCAAGTGGTACAGGGAGGTGGTAAAGAGGTAA
- a CDS encoding transglutaminase domain-containing protein, with protein MDNTYRDEKVNGCGPGDVNLMLELLEKGEKIGGKSADQSSLFVALCRSVGIPAREVFGIRVLPSSFSEGLSIKPGSKDITKAQHCRAEFWAGEWIPVDPADVTKLILKEKLPRNHPRVNFARRYFFGNWDPHWIAYNWGRDFVLEPPQRVKPLNLFGYPYAEVKGEPLNWLEPKSFVYRIKLVRA; from the coding sequence GTGGATAATACTTACAGGGACGAGAAGGTAAATGGATGTGGACCAGGAGACGTTAACCTCATGCTCGAACTCCTTGAGAAGGGAGAGAAGATAGGAGGGAAGTCTGCTGATCAGAGTTCCCTGTTTGTCGCACTGTGCAGATCGGTGGGCATTCCGGCAAGGGAAGTCTTCGGTATAAGGGTGCTACCCTCGAGCTTTTCTGAGGGGCTCTCCATAAAGCCTGGAAGTAAAGACATAACTAAGGCACAGCACTGCAGGGCAGAGTTCTGGGCGGGGGAGTGGATACCGGTAGATCCCGCGGACGTAACAAAACTTATACTCAAAGAAAAACTTCCACGCAATCATCCGAGGGTGAACTTCGCCCGTCGCTACTTCTTCGGAAACTGGGATCCCCACTGGATAGCCTACAACTGGGGAAGGGACTTCGTCTTAGAACCCCCTCAGAGGGTAAAACCCCTGAACCTGTTTGGATACCCTTACGCGGAGGTGAAAGGTGAACCCCTGAACTGGCTCGAGCCAAAGAGCTTCGTTTACAGGATAAAACTGGTGAGGGCTTAG
- a CDS encoding superoxide dismutase family protein, giving the protein MFEQWDALCAVLFSFSIAQELKTHADIVNQKGEKIGKAELIQTNSGVLIKLEASNLPPNAELAFHIHELGKCDPPDFKSAKGHFNPFKKKHGLLNPEGPHAGDMPNIHTDDKGNVRVQVLNPFVTLKKGKKNSLFKEGGTALVIHGGPDDYKSDPAGNAGKRIACGVVK; this is encoded by the coding sequence GTGTTTGAGCAGTGGGATGCGCTCTGCGCCGTCCTTTTTTCTTTCTCAATAGCACAGGAGCTCAAAACACATGCAGACATAGTGAACCAGAAGGGCGAGAAGATAGGCAAAGCTGAGCTCATACAGACCAACAGTGGAGTTCTCATAAAGCTTGAAGCCTCAAATCTACCACCCAACGCGGAGCTTGCCTTTCACATCCATGAGCTTGGCAAGTGCGACCCTCCCGACTTTAAGTCCGCAAAGGGACACTTCAACCCCTTTAAGAAAAAGCACGGCCTTTTAAACCCCGAAGGTCCCCACGCTGGAGACATGCCCAATATTCACACCGATGATAAGGGAAACGTAAGGGTTCAGGTATTAAATCCCTTTGTAACCTTGAAAAAAGGAAAGAAAAATAGCTTATTTAAAGAAGGCGGAACGGCACTCGTCATTCATGGCGGACCTGACGACTACAAGTCTGATCCCGCGGGAAACGCAGGAAAAAGGATAGCATGTGGGGTGGTGAAATGA
- a CDS encoding twin-arginine translocation signal domain-containing protein, translating to MDRRDFLKGASALGLSFTLSSFSFSSRKVTFSYDVDLPYKGEACPWLPVPINTDYQRVLDLRFEGTYRRAGIYRDKVYGSPTLYAEFPRGESKKVLKLEVSVEFSPRRVSLVD from the coding sequence ATGGATAGAAGAGATTTTCTAAAAGGAGCATCCGCCTTAGGTTTATCCTTTACGCTATCGAGTTTCTCTTTCTCTTCAAGGAAAGTTACTTTTAGCTACGATGTAGATTTACCTTACAAGGGAGAAGCTTGCCCCTGGCTTCCCGTTCCTATAAACACTGATTACCAGAGGGTTCTAGATCTAAGGTTTGAGGGAACTTATAGGCGTGCAGGGATTTATAGGGACAAGGTCTATGGATCTCCTACCCTCTACGCCGAGTTTCCTCGAGGGGAGAGCAAAAAAGTTCTTAAGCTCGAAGTTTCGGTAGAGTTTTCTCCCAGAAGGGTGAGTCTCGTAGATTAA
- a CDS encoding IS1 family transposase, with protein sequence MRCPEYGSEKVVKTEDNMENKPTDEMWSYVGTKGNEVWIWSVVVELKDGTIKKFLFAGDRSLRTFLKILAKMPEAEEYETDAYRVYEWLPRDRHIVRKYGRVNRNEALHSKLRDKLVAFKRKTKAFFRSFLYLRYALALFSIHHLFR encoded by the coding sequence ATGAGGTGTCCTGAGTACGGGAGCGAAAAGGTGGTAAAAACAGAAGACAACATGGAAAACAAACCTACTGATGAGATGTGGAGTTATGTAGGAACAAAAGGGAATGAAGTGTGGATATGGTCTGTAGTAGTGGAACTGAAAGATGGAACCATAAAAAAATTTCTATTTGCGGGAGATAGGAGTTTAAGGACTTTTTTAAAGATTTTGGCGAAAATGCCTGAAGCGGAGGAGTATGAGACGGATGCGTATAGAGTATATGAATGGTTACCGAGGGACAGACACATAGTGAGGAAGTATGGGAGAGTCAATAGAAATGAAGCTCTGCATTCTAAGTTAAGGGATAAGTTAGTAGCCTTTAAACGAAAAACTAAAGCTTTTTTTCGCTCTTTCCTTTATCTTCGCTATGCTCTTGCTCTATTCTCTATCCATCATCTGTTTCGTTAA